A window of Acidobacteriota bacterium genomic DNA:
ATGATTTGCCCCGCTCTTGCGCATACCTCTAAGCAAGACCGATGCCTATAAACCCGACCGAACCTGTACTTCCAATTACTGATATGAGCGAAGGATAGATTGACTGGGAATATGAACCGGCGAGTTCGAGAGTGCCCGGTCTTCCTTATCTATCGCGTTTATTCACAAGGACTTAACTGTCCATGCCTTGCCCGGTTATCAGCGGCCCGAACACCGTTCACTGATGATTAGACGCCGGACCCCTGAATTGGGTTCTCCCTCACTCTGTCACTTATCGGGGACACCCAGAAACCGGGAAAAGGTACCACAGTGCCTACCGCTGTGGCAAGAATTACACTTTCCCAACTGGGGAATTCTCACCAGTGGTGGCGCCCTTTTCGACACACCTTTCCAGGGGTCCTGGCTCGTACTGATAAGATAGGGGTTTCTCCAAGGAGCTTTGGTTATGGCAATGCGCTGCGATATCTGCGACAAGGGCCCGGCGGTTGGCCGCCGTGTCTCTCACGCCCACAACGTCCGTCCCCGCCGGTTCGAGCCGAACCTGCAGACGGTCCGCGCCGTCGTTGACGGAGCCACCAAGCGTGTGAAGGTCTGCACCCGCTGCATCCGCTCGGGCAAGATCACCAAGGCGGCTTAGGCAGGTGGGGCTGGTAGGGCAGGTGGGGCTGGTGGGGGCATGAAGGAACTTGTGACGGCAGCCGGGGCGGCCAAGGCGATTGGACCGTACTCGCCGGCGCTGAAGGTGGGGAACCTGCTGTTCCTGTCGGGATCGATTCCGCTCGATCCCGTCACCGGCCAGATCGTGGCCGGTGACATTACCGCCCAGGCCACGCGCGTGATGGACAACATCAAGGCGCTGCTGGCCGCGGCCGGCGCGGACTTCTCGCACGTCGCCCGCACCACCGTGTTCATGGTCGACCTGGGCGAGTTTGCCGCCATGAACGACGTCTACGCCAGCTACTTCACCGCGCCCTACCCGGCGCGCTCGACCGTCCAGGTCGTGAAGCTGCCCAAGGACGTGCGCGTCGAAATCGACGTCATCGCCGTTCTGGAATAGGCGACGACCGCTCGACGTTCAACACGCCCTTAATCCCGCGCACCGCCTTTAGCACCTGCTCCAGGTGCTTCATGTCCCTGATCTCGACCGTCACGTCAATGCGCGCGCGCTGATCGCCGGTGCGCGCCTCCATGTTCGTGATGTTGGTGTTGATGTCGGAAATCCGCTGGCTGAGTTCCGCCAGCATCCCCTTGCGGTCCTCGACCTCGATCGTCAGCCGCACCGTGTACGGCGCGAGGTCGGCGCCCTTGTCCCACTCGACGTCGATCCGGCGCTCGGGGTCGTACATCAGGTTGACTACGTTCGGACATTTCGCCGCGTGCACCGAGACGCCCTTGCCGCGCGTGATGTACCCCACGATCTGTTCCCCGCGAATCGGGTTGCAGCACTTCGCCCGGAACACCATCACCTCGTCCGCGCCGCGCACCTTGATGCGATCCGGCTCGCTGCCGGTCCGCAGCACGCGCTTGACGGCCGAGAGCACGGGATGCTCCGGCGCCTGCTCCTTGAGTTCGTCCTGCGGGACGATCTTGTCGAGCACCAGGCGCGGCGACACCTTGCCGTAGCCGATCTGCGCCAGCAGATCCTCGGGCTTCGCTGCCGCGAACTCGGCGAGGATCTTCTGCATCGCCTCGCCCTCGACCAGCTTGCCGCCGTTCAGGCCGAAGCGGCGGGCCTCCTTGTCGAACACGCGCTTGCCCAGCTCGACCGCGCGCTCCTTCTCCTCGGCCTGGATCAGGTGCTTGATCTTGTTGCGGGCGCGCGAGGTGACCGCGAAGTTCAGCCAGTCGCGGCTCGGCTTGTGCGACGCATTGCGGATGATTTCGACGATGTCGCCGTTCTTGAGGCGGGTGCGCAGCGGCACCATGCGGCCGTTGACGCGGGCGCCCACGCACTGGTGGCCGACGTCGGTGTGAATCGAGTACGCGAAGTCGATCGCGGTCGAGCCCTTGGGCAGCACCTTGACCGTGCCGCGCGGCGTGAAGGTGTAGACCTCCTCGGGATAGAGATCGATCTTCAGGTTCGACAGGAACTCCTGCGGGTCGCGGGTGTCCTGCTGCCATTCGAGCAGCTGCCGCAGCCACTGGAAGTATTGCTCATCGCGCCCGGCGCCGACCCGCCCTTCCTTGTATTTCCAGTGCGCCGCAATGCCTTCCTCGGCCAGCCGGTGCATCTCCTCGGTGCGAATCTGCACCTCGAACGGAAAGCCGCGGTCGCTGATCACCGAGGTGTGCAGCGACTGGTAGCCGTTGGGCCGCGGCATGGCAATGAAGTCCTTGATGCGGCCCGGCACCGGCGACCACGTCTGGTGAATGATGCCGAGCGCGGCGTAACAGTCCTTTACCGACGGCGTCACGATCCGCAGGGCGACGAAGTCATACACCTGCTCGAGATCGATCTTCTGGGCCTTGAGCTTGAGCCAGATGCTGAACAGGCGCTTGACCCGGCCGTCGACGCTGATCACCGGCACTTGCGCCTCGAGCAGCTTGGCGCGCAGGTCGCCAGTGAGCTGCTCGATCATGCCTTCAGTCGGCTTGCGCTTGGCTTCGACCTTGGCCCGCAGCGTCGCGAACGCGTCTGGCTCCAGGAAGCGGAACGACAACTCCTCGAGCTCGTTCTTGATGCGGCTCATGCCCAGCCGGTTGGCAATCGGCGCGTAGATGTCCAGGGTCTCCTGCGCGATGCGCGCGCGCTTGTCGTCGGCCATGTGCTGCAGCGTGCGCATGTTGTGCAGGCGATCGGCCAGCTTCACCAGGATGACCCGGATGTCATCGACCATCGCCAGCAGCATCTTGCGGAAGTTCTCGGCCTGGCGTTCTTCGCTGGACGAGAATGGGATGGCGCCGATTTTGGTCACGCCCTCGACGATGTGGGCGACGTCCTCGCCGAACTTCTCGCGGATCTTGTCGGGCGTGGTCAACGTGTCCTCGACCACGTCGTGGAGCAGGCCGGCGGCAATGCAGACGGCGTCCAGTTTCATGTCGGCCAGGATGTCGGCCACTTCCAGGGGGTGGACGAGGTACGGCTCCCCCGAATGGCGGATCTGTCCCTTGTGCTCCAGGGCCGAGAACACGTAGGCCCGGCGGAGCAACTCGAGATCGGCGTCCGGGCTATAGCCCTGGACCTTGTCGAGCAGATCCTCGAAGCGAATCATGAAGTTCGGTGTCTAATTGCTTATCGGTCGCTGATGGTCCGGCTGAAGCCGGACGCTACATTCAGAGACAAGCCCGGCCGAGCCGGAAGTGCCAGCGGCGTCCGCCGTGAGGTGGACCTTGATCCATCATAGGGCATCGCCAGCCGGAGGTTGCGGGGGGTCTGGAAACGAAGCTATACTTTCCGGCCTTGCGGCTTGAACGTGTTTTACAGGGACTTACAGGGGGAATTCTAATGAGAAAGCGGTCTTCGGCAGCGTATTTGGCGCTGGTTGTCGGGCTGAGCGTCACGTTGGCCGGTTGCGGATATATCAGTCAGGTCCGCGCCATGAAAGCGTTCAAGGACGGCAACAAGGCCTACGCCGCCAGCGACTGGCGGACGGCGGTCCAGAAATATCAGGAAGCCGCGGACATGACCGCCAGCGACCCGGCCTGCGAATGGTGCCCGGCGATCTATTTTTACCTCGGCAATTCGTACGACAACATGTATCGGCCGGCACGCAAGGGCGAGCCCGAGAACGACGCCTTCTTGACGAAGGCAATCGAGAACTACAAGCTCGCGAGCGAGAAGCTGACGGAAGAGTCGAATCCGAAGCGTTCGCTGGCCCTGGAGTTCCTGGTCTCGACCTACGGCCCCGACAAGCTGGCCGACCCGACGCAGGCCGAACCGGTGGTGAAGCGCATGATCGAACTGGCGCCGAACGAACCGACCAACTACTTCCAGCTCGCCAAGATCTACGAGGACTCGGGCGAGTACGAACTGGCCGAGGAAACCTACCTGAAGGGCCGCGACGCCAGGCCGAACGACCCGACCGTGTACCTGACGGTGGCCGGCTACTACAACCGCCAGGGCGACTTCGCCAAGCTGGTCGAGAACCTGCGCAAGCGCATTGAGCTCGAGCCAAACAACCCCGAGGCACACTACACGCTGGCAACCTACCACTGGGACAAGGCGTCACGCGACTTCCGCCTCTCGGACAAGGAAAAGCTGCAGCTCGTCCTTGACGGCCTCGACGCC
This region includes:
- the rpmB gene encoding 50S ribosomal protein L28, giving the protein MAMRCDICDKGPAVGRRVSHAHNVRPRRFEPNLQTVRAVVDGATKRVKVCTRCIRSGKITKAA
- a CDS encoding tetratricopeptide repeat protein, which translates into the protein MKAFKDGNKAYAASDWRTAVQKYQEAADMTASDPACEWCPAIYFYLGNSYDNMYRPARKGEPENDAFLTKAIENYKLASEKLTEESNPKRSLALEFLVSTYGPDKLADPTQAEPVVKRMIELAPNEPTNYFQLAKIYEDSGEYELAEETYLKGRDARPNDPTVYLTVAGYYNRQGDFAKLVENLRKRIELEPNNPEAHYTLATYHWDKASRDFRLSDKEKLQLVLDGLDAVNKALEIKADYIEAMTYKGLLLRTQALVEKDPKKQKELLTEGTALGDKANEMRKARASS
- a CDS encoding bifunctional (p)ppGpp synthetase/guanosine-3',5'-bis(diphosphate) 3'-pyrophosphohydrolase, with the translated sequence MIRFEDLLDKVQGYSPDADLELLRRAYVFSALEHKGQIRHSGEPYLVHPLEVADILADMKLDAVCIAAGLLHDVVEDTLTTPDKIREKFGEDVAHIVEGVTKIGAIPFSSSEERQAENFRKMLLAMVDDIRVILVKLADRLHNMRTLQHMADDKRARIAQETLDIYAPIANRLGMSRIKNELEELSFRFLEPDAFATLRAKVEAKRKPTEGMIEQLTGDLRAKLLEAQVPVISVDGRVKRLFSIWLKLKAQKIDLEQVYDFVALRIVTPSVKDCYAALGIIHQTWSPVPGRIKDFIAMPRPNGYQSLHTSVISDRGFPFEVQIRTEEMHRLAEEGIAAHWKYKEGRVGAGRDEQYFQWLRQLLEWQQDTRDPQEFLSNLKIDLYPEEVYTFTPRGTVKVLPKGSTAIDFAYSIHTDVGHQCVGARVNGRMVPLRTRLKNGDIVEIIRNASHKPSRDWLNFAVTSRARNKIKHLIQAEEKERAVELGKRVFDKEARRFGLNGGKLVEGEAMQKILAEFAAAKPEDLLAQIGYGKVSPRLVLDKIVPQDELKEQAPEHPVLSAVKRVLRTGSEPDRIKVRGADEVMVFRAKCCNPIRGEQIVGYITRGKGVSVHAAKCPNVVNLMYDPERRIDVEWDKGADLAPYTVRLTIEVEDRKGMLAELSQRISDINTNITNMEARTGDQRARIDVTVEIRDMKHLEQVLKAVRGIKGVLNVERSSPIPERR
- a CDS encoding RidA family protein, producing the protein MKELVTAAGAAKAIGPYSPALKVGNLLFLSGSIPLDPVTGQIVAGDITAQATRVMDNIKALLAAAGADFSHVARTTVFMVDLGEFAAMNDVYASYFTAPYPARSTVQVVKLPKDVRVEIDVIAVLE